Below is a window of Drosophila nasuta strain 15112-1781.00 chromosome X, ASM2355853v1, whole genome shotgun sequence DNA.
TGATGTTGGACCCGGTGCCGGTGAGGTGGAGTTCCGTGGCGGATTTGGACGTGGCTCTCGCAACTAGACGGGCGTTTCcagcgtttttttttatatttaaacgaAGTTCAACcattcaaacaaaaaaaacaagagaaaatgcttttgtgtgtatgttttaTATAGAATTCTATCGAGTCGAAAAGCATTGCAGCGATGCaatcattaaattataaagCAAGCGCAAAgtgaaacaacaaaacaaccatattttgtatttattttttttatgtgctaAGCTCCCTTTTTATTGGGTTGAAAAGCTTTCGAAATATGTAGATGACAACGTTGAATATGATCTGGAATCGTTACTCCCAAGTCCTTTAGTTTTCTCACTCGTCTTCGAATTGGGAATACTTTGAACTGTCTTTAAAGCTTGGATTGTAGTCTAGCAACTTATGACAACTTCATTGACTTGAATTGTTTCTAGCAGTCCAATAAATTGTTTGCCGCGCTTTTTGAAGTAGCACATGGAACTGAAGAAATTGCATGAAGCTTAAAAGAACATTTGAACGAAGCCGAAGAAACGATCAGAAGAATGCTGAAGAGATATTTAAGATGAAGCTTAAGCGAATATTTAAACGAAGCCGAAGAAACCAATGGGAAAATGCTGGAGAAACATTTAAGATGAAGTTGAAACAACCCCATCATAGATTTAGACTGCTAAAGCTCGCAGTTGTCTATCCTAGAACTACATTCCAAGAtagaataataatactttGAAAGAAATATCATTCATAGCTATATCGACTGCTGTTCTGCCTTCTATCGAAGATTAGTTCTAAATGCAAAGGATTTGTCAGCTTAATCTAAGTTTCCAGCTGTTGCAGATACATATTTCGACTACACAAGTGGAAAAGGAATATGAATAACATTACTCTTTATAAATGACAAACTGAGCATACACTACTAACCGTTTCATtgataaattacatttaaagttGATTTTAAGAGGGATTGTGAAGAGCTTTAGTTGCATAGATGataaaaatctaaattttttcaatttaaaacattCTACTTTCTCATTAATAATCATATTTCCAGTATTTGCAGCATTTTATACTAAATTAGTTATAAAGATGgcattaaatatacataaataacaattgGATTGCATTGAATATGCCACGATATAGTTTAGTTttgccataaaataaacatgaTATAAGATTTACTTTCAGAACTTGCTCGTCACATGGAGTCAAACTTAGCTTGTGAGACTGGTTTACAAACAAATcttgtttaatatttcaaagGCTATGTGGAAAAGCTGCTCACACGATGCGGAATGAATTGGAAACCGATTTCTAACAACAACGCGACAATCGGACTAAGTCAACAAACTATGAAAGttacaattatttacaatttgtatttgttttgtgaaatatttgctttgttttcatcttttttctcttaataaaatgtacacttaattgtaattgtaatgaaaatgaagaaacTATCGTCGTTTTATGGATATTTTGCCCTTGGCCAAGTGCGACATGTTGATCTTGAATTTGCTTTCGTTGGAACGTTTCACCCAGATCtgaaaatgagcaaaaatcaaatttagctTTGGTTGTGAATACTTTTTGGGGAATTTTGTTACATACAACTTCATTGCCAATCGCTGTGATGGTGGCCGGAAACTTGTTCATATCCTTGCCCTCCACGTAGATCTGCTGACCGCGACAGAACCATCGACGCTCATACAACAACTTATTGTCTTCGATGCGCGTCTCCACATAGCTATTGGCCTCGGCGAGCAgattgtgttgctgctgctgttgttgctgttgcgagTTGGAATACGAGCCCATGCCGTTCTGTTGTAGAGGCAAAGGTTTGCCACGTTGTATCATCTTGAGATCCGATTCTATTTCCTTATCATCCAGTTGATAGATCAACAATTGTCCCGTCGCTGGTTTGCGACGCTTCTCAATCACCGGCAACGGTTCGTTGGGCCGTCGACGCAATTTACGCGTCACTGTCGTCTTAATTTCCATCGAATCGTTTGTCAGCTCCAAACTATAGcgttcattttcaatttgtcgCTTGCGATCTTCAAAGTCGGCTATCAAATTGTCTTTCAAATCCATCATTTTCTCATCGTACTCTTTTTGGGCGGCTTTCTTCTCGAGTATATAATCACGTTCCACACACTCGCGCATATAGTCCTTGTAGATCTCGTTGAGGCGGCGTCGCTCCTTCAGTTGATTGTCCAGTTTGCGAACACGCTTCATGTACTCTGGATGCATTAATTGGTTGAGCTCGTCCAGCTGCTTTTGCAAATTGATGAGTTTGTGTTGATACATTCTAAAAACGAAGAGGATGGTAATTTGGTTTATGATTCCTTAATAAATTCAAGTTTCTCACTGTTCTTTGAgttcgctgttgctgccaatgctgttgttgttactattgttgttcccactgctgttgttgttgttgctgttcgatGAGGTGCCATTTGTATTGCCATAACGATTTGGGCTGCGGAACTCTGTTTCGCTTGCATCGTCCGTATCTGTAATTGGAATTGTG
It encodes the following:
- the LOC132796950 gene encoding sin3 histone deacetylase corepressor complex component SDS3, producing the protein MNAYYTVYSGDNFDDESIGDERSEEDTDDASETEFRSPNRYGNTNGTSSNSNNNNSSGNNNSNNNSIGSNSELKEQMYQHKLINLQKQLDELNQLMHPEYMKRVRKLDNQLKERRRLNEIYKDYMRECVERDYILEKKAAQKEYDEKMMDLKDNLIADFEDRKRQIENERYSLELTNDSMEIKTTVTRKLRRRPNEPLPVIEKRRKPATGQLLIYQLDDKEIESDLKMIQRGKPLPLQQNGMGSYSNSQQQQQQQQHNLLAEANSYVETRIEDNKLLYERRWFCRGQQIYVEGKDMNKFPATITAIGNEVIWVKRSNESKFKINMSHLAKGKISIKRR